The genomic DNA GTCACGCTGATGCTGGTCATCCAGGGAACGGCGTTGGGCGAGTGGTTGTGGTGGGCGGTGTACGCGGGGGCATTGGTCCTGCTGGTCGCCGTTGCCGCGGTGAATCGTGTTCTGCTTCCGGCGCTCACGGGCTGGAGTCCGGGTCGGTCGGTGTTCGGCATCCGGGTGGTGTCCCCGGCCGGTGACGCCGGTCTGGGGCGGCTGCTGCTGCGTGATCTCGTGCATCTGCTGGACACCGCGGCGCTGTTCGTGGGCTGGCTGTGGCCGCTGTGGGATTCGCGCAACCGGACGTTCGCCGATCTGCTGACCGGCACCGAGGTGCGCCGCGTCGTACGGCCTGAACGCAACGTCCGGCGTGGTGTCGGTGCGATGCTGCTGGCACTCGCGCTGCTCAGCGGTATCGCGTGCGGTGTGGGCTACCTTGCCGTGTACCGCCAGGATCGGGCGGTGGATCAGGCCCGCGCACAGATCGCCGAACAGGGCCCGCGCATCGTCGAGGAGCTGCTCAGCTATGGGGTGGATTCCGTCGATGCGGATTTCACCAAGGCGCAGGCACTGGCCACCGAAAACTATCGGCAGCAGTTGGTCACCCAGCAGGACGCGGTGCGTAAGGCCGGGCCGACCACCAACGACTACTGGGCTGTGAGCAGCGCGGTGCTGCCGGGCGTGACCACGGATGCGGCGACCATGCTGGTGGCGCTGCAGGGTCAACGCGGCACCAATGCGCAGGAGCTGAAGTTCATCACCGCGACGGTGCGGGTGGAGTTCAAGAAGTCGGATGATCACTGGCTCGTCGACAACCTCACGGTGCTCAAGCGGCCGGTGTTGAACGGGGGCGGACAGTGAGCCCGCGTCGCCGGATCGAACCGAATCAGCCTGACTACTTCGCGGTCGAGCCGAAGGAGCCCAAGGAACCCATCCGTTGGGGTCTGCCGATCGTCGGAATGCTCTCCGCTCTGCTCATCGCAGCCGCCATTGTGGGCAGCACCCTGATCTTGGTGCGTCACGAATCCGATCGCCGGGCCGAGATCAAGAGTGCCGGCGCGCTCGACTACGTACGCGAGTTCATGACGGTGTACACGACGCTGGATCCGTTCCACGCCAACGACTATGCGGATCGCATCAAGGAGCAGGCGACCGGTGATTTCCGAAAGATGTTCCAGGAGAAGCAGAACGAGATCGTCGTTCAGGTAGCGCGCGCCGAGCCGACGGAGGGCGCCGTGCTCGACGCCGGCATTCAGCGATGGAACGACAACGGCAGCGCCGACGTGCTGGTCGCCACGAAGATCAGCACACGAACCGCGGACGGCAAGTCCGTGATCGAAAGCGGTAGCCGCTGGATTGCGACGACGATTTGGGAAGGACAGCAGTGGAAGATCAGCCAGCTGATTCAGGTGATCTGACCACCGGCGAGCCTGACAAGCCGCGCCGCAGACTGCGTTTCGGGCGGCGTCGCCGTCCCGAAGCGGTGGTGGAGGAATCGGTCCCGGAGTCTGTCTCTGAATCCGACGACGACGCGGATGACGCCCGGGATACGGAGTCCGCTCCGCAGCGTCGGACCCCGACGGGCAAGTCGCGCCGCAAGGCCGTGGCCGCGTCCGAAGGTGACGTCGAAACTGAGTCGGAAGCCGAACCCGACGCGGCTGTCGTAGCCGAGGCCGAGGAGCCGGACAGCGAAGCAGCCGTCGAGACGACGGACGCTGACGCGACCGATACGGAGGAGGCCGACGCTGAACCGGCCGCGGACGAGGTCCTGGTTCCGCACCGCGAGGCCGGCAGGCGCCTGACGTACGTCGTCGCGGGTGCTGCGGTGGTGTTCGTGGCGGCCGGGGCTTTCGGCGGTGCCATGCTCCAGTCGTACCTGGCCGACCGGGCATTGGTGGCGACCAAGCTCCGAGTGGCGCAGACCTCGGCCGACGCCATCACCACGTTGTGGACCTACAACCCGGACAACATCGACAGCCTGCCCGACCGGGCCGAAAAGTATCTGTCGAGCGACTTCGCCAACCAGTACCGTCAGCTGATCGATTCGATCGTGCCCACCAACAAGCAGGCCAAGGTCACCAACAACACCGAGGTGATGGGAACGGCGGTGGAGACCATCGGCGGCGATGAGGCCACCGCGATCGTCTACACCAACACGGTGTCGACGAGTCCGGTCACCAAGAACGTTCCGTCGCTGCGGTATTCGTCCTATCGGCTGACCTTGCAGCGCACCGGTGGGGATTGGCTCATCACCCAGATGCCCGCATTGACCCAATTGGACCTGTCTCCGCAGCTGTAGCGGCGAGGATGTAGGCATGGCCATCGCCTCACCGGTGACGCAGCGGTCAACCGTTGTGGCACTGCTGTTGCTGACGTGTGCGACCGGAATCGTCGACGCGGTCAGTGTGCTGGTGCTGGGGCACGTGTTCGTCGCCAACATGACCGGGAACGTGATCTTCCTGGGCTTCTGGTTCGTGCCGCACTCGGGCGTAGATGTGACGGGGGCCCTGGTCGCGTTCGCCGGGTTCGTGCTGGGCACTGTGGTGGGTGGGCGGCTGCGACGCCATCTCGACAGCCACGTCCGGAACTGGCTGACCACTGCGTTGGGTGTGGAAGTCGTTCTGCTGACCGTACTTTCGATTCTCTGCGGAACGGGAGTGCTGGCCTATGACGGCAACCGGAAATTGATCCTCGTCGTTCTCGCGATGACGTTCGGGATCCAGAATGCGACGGCGCGTCAGTTCGGCATCCAGGAACTGAGCACCACGGTGCTGACGCAGACGATCGTCGGCATCGGCTTCGACAGCAGACTGGCCGGCGGTACCGGAGACCGCGAGAAGTTGCGTTACGGCGTGGTGTTGACGATGTGTGGCGGTGCGGTGCTCGGCGGAACGGTGTCGCAGTTCACCGTTGCGCCTGTGATCGGAGCGGCGGCGGTGGTGGTGGCGATCAGCGCGCTGATCTTCAGGTTCGGGCCGGCACCTCTGGAGAACGCGCGCTGATCCACGCCGCGCCCTCGTCGGCCGCGTGCCGCAGGGCGCTGAACTCGCCGAAGTAGTCGACCACCGCGCCTACCCCGGGCAGCATCCCGAGGTAGTGGTAAAGCTTTTGCGGGTGTGGCCTTTTCGTGAGTTCGTCACCCGCTGCGCGCAGCGTCCCGGCGAACTCCCACAGCTTCCCGGGCAGCGACTGCGAGGGCGCCGTATCGGGATCGTCGGCCGGCGCGTCGGTGTCGGTGTCAGCGAGTTGTCGGTTGCACAGCACGGCGCCCAGCAGCTGTACCTGATCGTCGTGGTCGGTCACGCCGTCCTCGCGCGCCACGGCGCACAGCACGATGGCCTGGTTGGAGAAGCCCAGGAAGTCCTGAATAGGGAGCCGATCGGTGATGGCCCCGAGTGCGCCGGGGAACGCGACGAGGATGGTGGTCACCGCGCCCACACGATGCACCCACCACTTCACGTGGCCATCCTGATCCATCTCGGACCAGGCCTTGGTGCCGGGCAGCTCGGCGAAGTTCAGCACCGCGGCCGCGACGTCGAGAGACTTGCCTACCGCCCCGTCGGCGGGCTCCTCGCGGTGGGTGCGCCGCCGTAGCCCGAGCGGGTCGAATCGGGCGAAGATGTCGAGCACAGGATTGATCACGGCCACCGCATTTTCGAGCGCGCCCGCGACGTCGGAGTCCGAGAGATGCACAGAAGGCAACAGGTTCATCCCCATCCCAGCTATCTTGCCGGATGCCCACGCGATGCCGACCCAGATGACGGCCGATTGACAGTTTGCCGTCGGCGTGTCAACGACAAGCGCGGAGGGCGCGGCAGACAGCAACCTAATCCCGCTGGAATTGACGGAGCTAAACCAGGTAACTGTCTATAGCGTCAATTTTGATAAACGCCGGGCATCG from Mycobacterium sp. DL440 includes the following:
- a CDS encoding mammalian cell entry protein → MSPRRRIEPNQPDYFAVEPKEPKEPIRWGLPIVGMLSALLIAAAIVGSTLILVRHESDRRAEIKSAGALDYVREFMTVYTTLDPFHANDYADRIKEQATGDFRKMFQEKQNEIVVQVARAEPTEGAVLDAGIQRWNDNGSADVLVATKISTRTADGKSVIESGSRWIATTIWEGQQWKISQLIQVI
- a CDS encoding DUF2919 domain-containing protein; amino-acid sequence: MGMNLLPSVHLSDSDVAGALENAVAVINPVLDIFARFDPLGLRRRTHREEPADGAVGKSLDVAAAVLNFAELPGTKAWSEMDQDGHVKWWVHRVGAVTTILVAFPGALGAITDRLPIQDFLGFSNQAIVLCAVAREDGVTDHDDQVQLLGAVLCNRQLADTDTDAPADDPDTAPSQSLPGKLWEFAGTLRAAGDELTKRPHPQKLYHYLGMLPGVGAVVDYFGEFSALRHAADEGAAWISARSPEVPART
- a CDS encoding RDD family protein, translated to MTAVLDNAGPVAIEVTGTDQARLASWPARAGALAIDVLAPAGLIVTLMLVIQGTALGEWLWWAVYAGALVLLVAVAAVNRVLLPALTGWSPGRSVFGIRVVSPAGDAGLGRLLLRDLVHLLDTAALFVGWLWPLWDSRNRTFADLLTGTEVRRVVRPERNVRRGVGAMLLALALLSGIACGVGYLAVYRQDRAVDQARAQIAEQGPRIVEELLSYGVDSVDADFTKAQALATENYRQQLVTQQDAVRKAGPTTNDYWAVSSAVLPGVTTDAATMLVALQGQRGTNAQELKFITATVRVEFKKSDDHWLVDNLTVLKRPVLNGGGQ
- a CDS encoding YoaK family protein, with amino-acid sequence MAIASPVTQRSTVVALLLLTCATGIVDAVSVLVLGHVFVANMTGNVIFLGFWFVPHSGVDVTGALVAFAGFVLGTVVGGRLRRHLDSHVRNWLTTALGVEVVLLTVLSILCGTGVLAYDGNRKLILVVLAMTFGIQNATARQFGIQELSTTVLTQTIVGIGFDSRLAGGTGDREKLRYGVVLTMCGGAVLGGTVSQFTVAPVIGAAAVVVAISALIFRFGPAPLENAR
- a CDS encoding mammalian cell entry protein; the encoded protein is MEDQPADSGDLTTGEPDKPRRRLRFGRRRRPEAVVEESVPESVSESDDDADDARDTESAPQRRTPTGKSRRKAVAASEGDVETESEAEPDAAVVAEAEEPDSEAAVETTDADATDTEEADAEPAADEVLVPHREAGRRLTYVVAGAAVVFVAAGAFGGAMLQSYLADRALVATKLRVAQTSADAITTLWTYNPDNIDSLPDRAEKYLSSDFANQYRQLIDSIVPTNKQAKVTNNTEVMGTAVETIGGDEATAIVYTNTVSTSPVTKNVPSLRYSSYRLTLQRTGGDWLITQMPALTQLDLSPQL